One Calliopsis andreniformis isolate RMS-2024a chromosome 9, iyCalAndr_principal, whole genome shotgun sequence genomic window carries:
- the Ash1 gene encoding histone-lysine N-methyltransferase ash1 isoform X1: protein MSGDSGWSAVIHHPSELELQNWNWEENDGEQERELPSTVDMDAIKGGGSWDPTTELNGTDSVDSEEDSDSDDESSGGTEGSCSYSDSNSDSDDESSGEEEEDTGSNSDCTSEHSEQTFSIQETNFESGALKLKISMKGPKKEDMEKVKCEKNRKNVSKKIKTNCEAKSSECSSDDSDSSEGRLLPQHTQQQQQSQQSQLQQQQQQQQQQQQQQQQHQPLQEINQEDLAAILPDQEHEDAPFDGFEDSESGRLVSKAIERMSLGADSDTSENGDQNPVPVYSSTLLQQFVEKTALLSEPRKRRSKLGKKMNDSEYPCVSNVSPDSGIQSVDNSPLHLAISPVSPPAPTQSPVQTVVSKPVVNVDRVLYPPKRKPGRPAKAASAQPRGPGRPRLKPEVAEKIDKIDKAEKVEKNERSDRVEKNERSEKNEKNEKKEAVSSSQQQKVTKEEPNKRGKAKTLQHRSTVASREDKEEENEVAKKLKAKQPVCQKKRGCAASKQFSQGKMSGRRNNGNSPARVKCLSRTVTSSKYAKEMVQCDGRTCRKMRKDKPGIGNKTTASLRRQKQSSCEQITSDRRTVNSSKRGLKENRNNSAPANKRQTSPKKVVAPVTRRVLKENKNSKKTSTAFETNGVGVQTLISLPVGQVLKAEKVENVTNKCDKATQPIHNHCHKHHHHKHRRRLLLPPKNPIRIDPCIIQELEKLIEEFSKSCSLGRSNTNTGYSELPQIFRVKKLTKKRKGDVTASDDQKLKRRSKKEKILSGTDSKSSTNANANSNPNEQRLPLKKRHYHVSSPHSSQSSNASCDATANETNSTESHIEEAIEATITRYGGGGNDVGGSGGSGASSGSDGNSGDGSGEGSSSSSGTGGTGSSSSSGQEDAVPVTPKKRHRDSENANSDKSIAASGESLEEKPLNQAEVQPRRKKKIVKDLRVTVTKLPAEGHGVYEKIDKTDKTDKTDKTDGKAEKTEKCSNESKNLKNSAEKGNKGEKVISEKLIKTDKNQTDKVEKNEVLSEHARLEKCIKVDEGEFNMSESYDENEATNENKPTEANMSSNVPNPLNSTAVLVLAKKKMRRRKAINRTGFPTLKKKKKKSLSASETSTETSKTTLAPDNIVDEAGSRNSSKEITEDSMVDSKPSVLTTEMKEAISCEHVKHSNNNSVTQKSIASKTTANLNSEDTNSSKNSESSKQTESSSKACSEERSESRPGQLRVRKDLVESESDSASSNKFCPVKFEKVQDSRMYDENAPLEESLEKYVASQQQRVAELNEENVKKLDRASCHTNIKTEHSSSFNGNQKKRRGSSSPCNIIPRNMKRLRSAGYDTENETAPSNDILRSDPEVGTHLNSTHTRKKQSRWKKRYLQGGILHDCGKDCDLKTRGGASSTSGGNSTDNTSARGKIVCETNESMSMALLSASYQCGKFLRQRKMSFQLPYDLWWLHTQSRLPSRESVPSWNYKKIRTNVYYDVKPTTLYEAQACECKPESGCGDDCINRMVFSECSPQLCPCGDKCENQKIQKHEWAPGLQKFMTEDKGWGVRTQQSIKSGVFILEYVGEVVSEREFKSRMATRYANDTHHYCLHLDGGLVIDGHRMGGDGRFVNHSCEPNCEMQKWSVHGLPRMALFASRDIKPGEELTYDYNFALFNPSEGQVCRCGSSACRGVIGGKSQRVSKSIASLPSQIEPTERRSVGRPRKNVRKSNAVQSANSKGICKSRKIGDPNLINAPILKPMSHQQRCFAQQHHCFLLRNLEKVKRVKSLVNQVQVQNGKTKFGNVTGTVKEKGAGDAKIQSDAFFSQWTALTNTNTRTVRTRRLAQAQDDPEVHKTAKLAKVLKDLYSIVATANDENGQLLCTPFMTLPSKRKLPDYYEKILDPIDLSTIDQCIGTGHYKTAEHFDHDMIRLFDNNVRFFGRTSEFGIAAARLRKLYLGSKPDFVDAITDATGSPPSQGFLPPRGSTAGEEDVIRCICGLHRDEGLMIQCERCLVWQHCDCVKADTSIESYLCERCQPRPVDLEIPLEGDDEEEGKKHYVTLMRGDLQLRQGDTVYVLRDTPEKHTYKTIQKPDYEQMDIFRIERLWKNAEGERFVFGHHYLRPHETYHEPTRKFYENEVVCAPLYEAVPCDLVAERCWVLDPHTYCKGRPVGSTPEHTYVCEYRVDRAARLFTKVARARHQVCTKPYAFETFPQRIKHYRTYLPHSLEGIQVGNKMNKDKKKNNQDIDANHKSESNDNMKTHTKDQQKSSTSKGRRRSNEIQPIAASTTSYAQREEQRKRLNNILIGLLQKMPNKKDPLDLSFLLERNRRNRKRPGGLNP, encoded by the exons ATGTCtggtgattcaggatggagTGCTGTTATTCACCACCCTTCCGAACTAGAACTACAGAATTGGAATTGGGAAGAAAACGATGGGGAGCAAGAAAGAGAACTCCCTTCGACCGTTGATATGGATGCCATAAAGGGGGGAGGCAGCTGGGATCCAACAACCGAACTGAATG GAACAGATTCGGTCGATTCTGAAGAAGATTCTGATTCTGACGACGAAAGTTCTGGTGGTACGGAAGGTAGTTGTTCTTATTCGGATTCGAATTCGGACTCGGACGACGAAAGTAGCGGCGAGGAAGAAGAGGATACAGGTTCGAATTCGGATTGCACGTCCGAGCATAGTGAGCAAACATTCTCTATTCAAGAGACGAATTTTGAGTCG GGAGCGCTTAAATTAAAAATCAGTATGAAAGGACCGAAGAAAGAAGATATGGAAAAAGTAAAATGCGAGAAGAATAGGAAAAACGTATCGAAAAAGATAAAGACGAATTGTGAGGCGAAG TCGTCTGAGTGCAGCAGCGACGATTCAGACTCGTCGGAAGGTCGTTTACTTCCGCAGCATacgcaacaacaacaacagtcCCAACAATCTCAGcttcaacaacaacaacagcagcagcagcaacagcaacaacagcagcagcagcatcaACCACTTCAGGAAATTAATCAAGAAGATTTGGCAGCCATTTTACCGGATCAAGAGCATGAGGACGCTCCATttgatggatttgaagattcagaaaGTGGTCGATTAGTATCGAAAGCTATTGAACGGATGTCACTCGGAGCCGATTCAGACACGAGTGAAAATGGCGACCAGAACCCTGTACCTGTATATAGTTCGACATTACTGCAACAGTTTGTCGAGAAGACGGCTTTGCTGTCAGAACCTCGAAAAAGACGAAGCAAATTGGGGAAAAAAATGAACGATTCGGAATATCCTTGCGTATCAAACGTATCACCAGATTCGGGAATCCAGTCGGTTGACAATAGTCCGTTACATTTGGCTATTAGTCCGGTAAGTCCACCAGCTCCGACACAGTCGCCAGTACAAACAGTAGTCTCGAAACCAGTAGTAAACGTGGATCGTGTTTTATATCCACCAAAACGAAAGCCTGGTAGACCAGCGAAAGCGGCGTCGGCACAACCACGCGGTCCAGGAAGGCCGAGACTGAAACCAGAAGTCGCGGAGAAGATAGATAAGATCGATAAAGCAGAAAAAGTTGAAAAGAACGAAAGGAGCGACAGGGTCGAGAAAAACGAGAGGAGCGAAAAGAACGAGAAAAACGAAAAGAAGGAAGCAGTATCGTCGTCACAACAGCAAAAGGTTACGAAAGAGGAGCCGAATAAAAGAGGGAAGGCAAAGACACTGCAGCATAGAAGCACTGTTGCCTCTCGAGAGGATAAAGAAGAGGAAAACGAAGTTGCGAAGAAATTGAAGGCCAAACAGCCTGTTTGTCAAAAGAAGCGCGGCTGTGCCGCTTCAAAACAATTCTCGCAGGGGAAAATGTCCGGGAGAAGAAATAATGGAAATTCCCCGGCGCGTGTCAAGTGCCTAAGTAGAACTGTTACGTCGAGTAAGTATGCTAAGGAAATGGTTCAGTGCGACGGTAGAACCTGTAGGAAAATGAGAAAAGATAAGCCGGGTATAGGGAACAAAACGACAGCTTCATTACGACGACAGAAACAATCATCTTGCGAGCAAATAACCAGCGATAGGAGAACGGTAAATTCGAGTAAGAGGGGTTTAAAGGAGAACAGAAATAATTCTGCTCCCGCGAATAAAAGACAAACATCTCCGAAGAAAGTCGTCGCGCCGGTAACGCGACGCGTGTTAAAGGAAAATAAGAATAGCAAAAAGACATCCACCGCTTTCGAAACGAACGGTGTTGGCGTACAGACATTGATATCCTTGCCAGTTGGTCAGGTATTAAAAGCGGAAAAAGTTGAGAACGTGACCAACAAGTGCGATAAAGCTACACAACCCATACACAATCATTGTCACAAACACCATCACCATAAGCACAGGCGACGATTGCTGTTGCCGCCTAAGAATCCAATACGCATTGACCCGTGTATCATTCAAGAGTTGGAAAAGCTGATCGAAGAATTTTCGAAATCGTGTAGCCTGGGAAGAAGCAACACGAATACTGGGTATTCCGAATTGCCACAGATTTTTCGCGTAAAGAAGTTAACGAAGAAAAGGAAAGGTGATGTCACCGCGAGCGACGATCAGAAATTAAAGAGGCGTTCGAAGAAAGAAAAGATACTGTCGGGAACAGATTCTAAAAGTAGTACAAACGCGAATGCAAATTCGAATCCGAACGAACAAAGATTGCCTTTGAAGAAGAGGCATTATCATGTATCTAGCCCTCATAGTTCTCAAAGTTCAAATGCCAGTTGCGATGCGACTGCCAATGAAACCAACTCCACTGAGAGTCATATAGAGGAAGCTATCGAGGCTACGATAACGAGATATGGTGGTGGTGGTAACGATGTCGGAGGCAGTGGGGGTAGTGGTGCCAGTAGCGGTAGCGATGGTAATAGTGGTGATGGTAGCGGTGAGGGTAGTAGTAGTTCTAGCGGTACTGGTGGTACAGGAAGTTCTTCCTCATCTGGCCAAGAGGATGCTGTGCCTGTTACCCCTAAGAAAAGGCATAGAGACTCTGAAAATGCGAACTCTGATAAATCGATCGCGGCTTCTGGCGAATCGTTGGAAGAAAAGCCATTGAATCAAGCTGAGGTACAGCCGCGTCGTAAAAAGAAGATCGTTAAAGATCTTCGCGTAACTGTGACAAAATTACCTGCTGAAGGTCATGGTGTTTACGAGAAAATCGATAAAACTGATAAAACTGATAAAACTGATAAAACTGACGGGAAAGCGGAAAAGACGGAAAAATGTTCCAACGAATCGAAAAACTTGAAAAACTCCGCGGAAAAGGGTAACAAAGGCGAGAAGGTAATTTCTGAAAAGTTAATAAAAACTGATAAGAATCAAACGGATAAGGTCGAGAAGAATGAAGTTTTATCGGAACATGCTCGCTTGGAAAAGTGTATAAAAGTCGACGAAGGAGAATTTAACATGTCGGAAAGTTATGACGAAAACGAAGCGACGAACGAAAACAAGCCAACAGAAGCTAATATGAGTTCGAACGTTCCTAACCCATTAAATTCCACTGCTGTATTGGTCTTAGCGAAAAAGAAAATGAGGAGACGAAAAGCTATTAATCGGACTGGTTTTCCAActttaaagaaaaagaaaaagaagtccCTGAGCGCGAGCGAAACGTCAACCGAGACGTCTAAAACAACTTTGGCGCCCGATAACATCGTGGACGAAGCTGGTAGTCGTAATTCATCTAAGGAAATAACTGAAGATTCTATGGTGGATAGTAAACCAAGCGTTCTGACTACTGAAATGAAAGAGGCTATCTCATGCGAACATGTTAAGCATTCTAATAACAATAGTGTtacgcaaaaatcaattgcaTCGAAAACGACAGCAAATCTAAACTCGGAAGATACAAATTCGAGTAAAAATTCAGAGTCGTCGAAACAAACAGAATCGTCTAGTAAAGCTTGTTCAGAGGAGCGCTCGGAATCCCGTCCTGGGCAATTGAGGGTTCGAAAAGACCTCGTTGAATCGGAGAGCGATAGTGCAAGTTCGAATAAATTTTGTCCTGTTAAGTTTGAGAAGGTACAAGATTCTAGAATGTACGATGAGAACGCGCCTTTAGAGGAATCTCTCGAGAAATATGTTGCCAGTCAGCAACAGCGAGTTGCAGAGCTGAACGAAGAGAATGTGAAGAAGCTGGACCGAGCAAGTTGTCACACAAACATCAAAACGGAACATTCTAGCTCTTTCAATGGCAATCAGAAAAAGCGACGGGGTTCTTCAAGCCCTTGCAACATCATTCCAAGGAACATGAAACGTCTACGTAGCGCAGGATATGATACAGAGAATGAAACTGCGCCCAGTAATGATATTCTCCGTAGCGATCCTGAGGTTGGAACGCATTTGAACTCTACGCATACCAGGAAGAAACAATCCAGATGGAAGAAACGATATTTGCAGGGAGGAATCTTACACGATTGTGGTAAAGATTGCGATTTGAAAACGCGCGGTGGTGCTAGTAGTACTAGTGGTGGTAATAGTACTGATAATACCTCTGCAAGGGGCAAAATTGTTTGCGAAACGAACGAATCTATGTCCATGGCGCTTTTGTCTGCTTCGTACCAATGCGGCAAATTTTTACGGCAACGAAAAATGTCGTTTCAGTTACCGTACGATTTATGGTGGCTGCATACGCAGTCTAGATTACCTAGCAGAGAATCAGTGCCATCGTGGAATTATAA GAAAATTCGCACGAacgtttattacgatgttaaacCAACTACGCTATACGAAGCGCAAGCATGCGAATGTAAACCAGAAAGCGGTTGTGGAGACGATTGCATCAATCGTATGGTTTTCAGCGAATGTTCGCCACAACTTTGTCCCTGTGGGGATAAGTGCGAGAATCAGAAAATTCAAAAGCATGAATGGGCACCAGGCTTGCAAaaatttatgactgaagataaaGGTTGGGGAGTAAGGACACAACAGTCTATCAAGTCCGGTGTTTTCATTCTTGAGTACGTTGGAGAGGTCGTATCCGAAAGAGAGTTTAAATCGAGAATGGCAACCAG GTATGCCAACGATACGCATCATTATTGCTTGCACCTAGATGGAGGTTTAGTAATTGATGGACATCGTATGGGAGGCGATGGAAGGTTTGTAAATCATTCCTGTGAACCAAATTGCGAGATGCAGAAGTGGAGCGTTCATGGGCTTCCGCGGATGGCGTTATTTGCCTCAAGAGACATCAAGCCAGGGGAAGAGTTGACGTACGATTATAATTTTGCACTTTTCAATCCATCCGAAGGACAAGTATGTAGATGTGGCAGTAGCGCCTGCAGAGGCGTAATAG gtggAAAGAGTCAAAGAGTTTCAAAGAGTATTGCTTCGCTTCCTTCTCAAATTGAACCGACAGAGAGGCGATCAGTTGGAAGACCAAGGAAGAATGTGCGAAAATCTAACGCGGTGCAATCCGCAAACTCTAAAGGCATTTGCAAATCTCGTAAAATAGGAGATCCTAATTTGATTAATGCTCCTATACTGAAACCGATGTCTCATCAACAACGGTGCTTCGCGCAACAGCACCATTGTTTCTTGTTGAGGAATTTGGAGAAAGTCAAGCGGGTGAAGTCATTGGTAAATCAGGTACAAGTACAAAATGGCAAAACGAAATTCGGTAACGTTACGGGTACTGTAAAAGAAAAAGGTGCTGGCGATGCTAAAATACAATCGGATGCATTTTTCTCGCAATGGACTGCCCTGACTAACACAAATACTCGTACTGTGCGAACTCGAAGATTAGCACAAGCACAAGACGATCCGGAAGTGCATAAAACTGCGAAATTGGCTAAG GTGTTGAAAGATTTATACAGTATTGTAGCAACTGCAAATGATGAAAATGGACAGTTGTTGTGTACTCCATTTATGACATTGCCTTCGAAAAGAAAGTTGCCAGACTATTACGAGAAAATATTAGACCCCATAGACTTAAGCACGATTGATCAATGTATCGGCACTGGTCATTACAAAACCGCAGAACACTTTGATCACGATATGATTAGGCTTTTCGACAACAATGTCCGATTCTTTGGCAGAACCTCGGAATTTGGTATTGCTGCGGCTAGATTGAGGAAACTGTATTTGGGAAGTAAACCGGATTTCGTAGACGCGATAACTGATGCGACCGGTAGTCCTCCTTCTCAAGGATTTTTGCCTCCTCGAGGTTCAACGGCGGGAGAAGAAGATGTTATTAGGTGTATCTGCGGTTTGCACAG GGATGAGGGTTTGATGATCCAATGTGAACGCTGCCTTGTTTGGCAACATTGTGACTGCGTTAAAGCCGACACAAGTATTGAGTCTTACTTATGTGAAAGATGTCAACCGAGACCAGTCGATTTGGAAATACCATTAGAGGGTGATGACGAAGAAGAAGGAAAGAAGCATTATGTTACATTGATGCGTGGTGATCTACAGCTTAGACAGGGAGATACAGTTTACGTATTAAGAGATACACCTGAAAAACATACATACAAAACTATTCAAAAACCCGATTACGAACAAATGGATATCTTTAGAATTGAAAGACTTTGGAAAAACGCCGA AGGAGAAAGATTTGTGTTTGGCCATCACTATTTACGACCTCATGAAACGTATCACGAGCCGACAAGAAAGTTTTACGAGAACGAAGTGGTGTGTGCACCACTTTATGAAGCTGTTCCATGCGATCTAGTTGCTGAACGTTGTTGGGTTCTCGACCCTCATACGTACTGCAAAG GACGACCGGTGGGTTCTACGCCGGAGCATACTTACGTGTGTGAGTACCGCGTTGATCGTGCTGCTCGACTTTTCACGAAGGTTGCTAGAGCTAGACACCAGGTGTGCACAAAACCTTATGCGTTCGAAACGTTCCCACAACGCATTAAACATTATCGTACCTACTTG CCTCATAGtctcgaaggaatacaagtcggaaataaaatgaataaagacaaaaagaaaaataatcaaGATATTGATGCGAATCATAAATCAGAATCAAATGATAATATGAAAACACACACCAAGGATCAACAAAAATCTTCTACGAGTAAAGGTAGACGGCGATCAAACGAAATACAGCCTATTGCTGCTTCTACGACATCATATGCCCAA AGAGAAGAGCAAAGAAAGAGATTAAATAACATTTTAATTGGTCTTCTACAAAAAATGCCCAACAAGAAAGATCCGTTGGATTTATCATTCCTCTTAGAGAGGAATAGGAGGAATCGGAAAAGGCCAGGTGGTTTAAATCCGTGA